The genomic segment GGTGCTTCTATATTATCTTTTCCATACTCTACAAGTTTAAGCAGCCAAGCCATATTTTTAGCTAAGGTCTTCATTATTTGAACCCCTTCTTCATCCTGTATAACTTCTCCTGGAGTTGTGCCATGAATAACGTTCCAGTATCTTGATGATGGCATTAACATCTCAGAATAATTAATGTACTTGTTTAACTGATCAAGTGCAGCTGTACCTCCAGAACGTCGAACCGCTACAACAGCTGCACCAACCTTATGTCTTAATATGCTGCCATTATTTTCATTTACAACAAAAGCTCTATCCAAGAAAGATTTCATTGCCCCGCTTATTCCTGAATAATGTACAGGAGAACCTAGTATTATCCCATCTGCCTCTTTCATTTTTCCGATCCATTCATTTACAGAATCTCCCTTTAAAACACATTTTTCATTTTGATTTTTATAACACCCCCAACATGACATGCATCCCTTTATAGCTTGACTACCTATATGTATTATTTTAACTTCTATATCTTGTTTTTCTAATTCCTCTGCAATTAATTTTAATGCATGATAAGTGTTTCCATTTTTATTTGGGCTACCATTAAAAGCTACAACTTTCATTAT from the Clostridium beijerinckii genome contains:
- a CDS encoding flavodoxin family protein; translated protein: MKVVAFNGSPNKNGNTYHALKLIAEELEKQDIEVKIIHIGSQAIKGCMSCWGCYKNQNEKCVLKGDSVNEWIGKMKEADGIILGSPVHYSGISGAMKSFLDRAFVVNENNGSILRHKVGAAVVAVRRSGGTAALDQLNKYINYSEMLMPSSRYWNVIHGTTPGEVIQDEEGVQIMKTLAKNMAWLLKLVEYGKDNIEAPEKEDKILTNFIRQ